One part of the Dermacentor andersoni chromosome 2, qqDerAnde1_hic_scaffold, whole genome shotgun sequence genome encodes these proteins:
- the LOC126540935 gene encoding solute carrier family 28 member 3-like encodes MLCTCIFHLHKAYSTLNTSALKTQWLLGRLFVPLTLVMGLSVDESSRVASLVGLKTLLNEVFAQSEMGKMARNGLLSPRAQLICTHALCGFSSLAALGIQLGVFAALAPERLPDCARVAGRALVAGSIACFLTACTAGALMDTTIYEVPTLFNSYDFV; translated from the exons ATGCTATGTACATGCATCTTTCATTTACACAAGGCCTATAGCACTTTAAATACTAGCGCGTTAAAAACGCAGTGGCTCTTGGGCCGACTGTTCGTGCCCCTGACACTGGTCATGGGCCTGAGCGTGGACGAGTCGTCGCGCGTTGCTTCCCTGGTGGGCCTCAAGACGCTGCTGAACGAGGTGTTCGCCCAGAGCGAGATGGGCAAGATGGCGCGCAATGGCCTGCTCTCTCCGCGGGCGCAACTCATCTGCACGCACGCCCTCTGTGGCTTCTCCAGCCTCGCTGCTCTGGGCATCCAGCTGGGCGTGTTCGCTGCACTGGCACCCGAACGGCTGCCGGACTGCGCCCGTGTCGCTGGACGCGCACTGGTCGCCGGTTCGATTGCCTGCTTCTTGACCGCCTGCACCGCCG GTGCCCTGATGGACACAACCATCTACGAGGTCCCAACGCTATTTAACAGCTACGACTTCGTCTAG